AACATTGCTGCCGTAGCAGGCACATTCGATGTCGTCTCCTTTTGCTGCATTGGTCTCTACACTGTTCATCATGTCGGGAGCATACGAGGGGCCCTGGAGCGGTCAGGCCAGGCAAGAAACATTCTCGTATCCATCATCGTCTTCGTATCTGGCGCCGCATTACTCGTCACCCTCGTATTGATCATTATGATCAAGTCGAGATGGGCAGAGGTCACCGCCGGTCCCACCGCCGCACCTGTTTATAATTGGGACAGCCACGTCTCTGGTCAAATAGCGTCATGGGTCATCTCTTGCGTCAGTCAACTTGCCCTCTACTCTTCGCCATTTTGGAACGACAAGGCGCCAAATGTTCAAACAGTCGTCACATCAGGCCCCCGTGATTCCGTCATGAGCGAGTTTCGATCGTCGCGACCTGACAAACTCAACTTGGAAGAGCCCACCCGACCGTTGACACCGCCATCAGGAGCCTACCAGAGGCCTGAGTCTATGACAGCATTGCCTTCGCCCACCTTTTCCACTCGGTCGTCTCAATCGCTCAGGTCATTTCGCGAGTCGCTACGCCACGTAGTTCGCCCCGTTACATCGCGCACAACCCTGATTAGCCAAAAGTCCTTCACCAGAGAAGCGCCAAACAGCATCTACTCCAACCGACAGTCGCTCGAGACCATTTCTCAATCAGACGGATTCGATAGCTGGGACACTAGCAGCGTCAGCCTTCCAGCACGCGAGTCTGTACTACAACAGACTGCGCCATATCGGACCACCACTCTTGAGCCGATCCCCGGTAGTCGTCCAAACTCGCCTGCTCGGGCGTTGGATGGTCCGTTCCTGTCTGAGCTCCCAGAGGAAGAGGATGAAGACCTAGCACCGCCTCCCAAAATGATGCCCGACATTTCTCGACCACCCAGCCCAGCGGTCAGCGAAGCCCATATCCATCCGCTTTTCAGGTCAGAGAGTCCGTCAGGCCTGCCACCTCCAGCGGCGACTCCTGGCACTAGCATCCTGGCTAGCCCTTTGTCCACCGAAGCTATTGCATGCCCTTCGCGAATGTTCAACCGGATGAGATCAAACAGTGGGAGGAGCCAAGCGACAGGCGCCCCCTCCATTCGTCAAGCTAGAAGTTTCATCCGCGATCCAGGCGCGAGCATTCGTTCCATGTCAAGAAGCCCGTCTCCCCCAAGTCGTGCCATCACACCTCCGATTCCCGACTTTGTGCTCAACTCTTCGCCACGAAGCAGCACGAGCGGCTCCCGAAAAGTCAGCTTGAGGCATTCCCCTAATCACTGATAATGGTCTTGCAGACATCT
This sequence is a window from Pyrenophora tritici-repentis strain M4 chromosome 4, whole genome shotgun sequence. Protein-coding genes within it:
- a CDS encoding Tymo-45kd-70kd domain containing protein, which encodes MLQSRKFYLALFGAVAWSSTAADSILSLLEAASFSSTQSSLVNIAAVAGTFDVVSFCCIGLYTVHHVGSIRGALERSGQARNILVSIIVFVSGAALLVTLVLIIMIKSRWAEVTAGPTAAPVYNWDSHVSGQIASWVISCVSQLALYSSPFWNDKAPNVQTVVTSGPRDSVMSEFRSSRPDKLNLEEPTRPLTPPSGAYQRPESMTALPSPTFSTRSSQSLRSFRESLRHVVRPVTSRTTLISQKSFTREAPNSIYSNRQSLETISQSDGFDSWDTSSVSLPARESVLQQTAPYRTTTLEPIPGSRPNSPARALDGPFLSELPEEEDEDLAPPPKMMPDISRPPSPAVSEAHIHPLFRSESPSGLPPPAATPGTSILASPLSTEAIACPSRMFNRMRSNSGRSQATGAPSIRQARSFIRDPGASIRSMSRSPSPPSRAITPPIPDFVLNSSPRSSTSGSRKVSLRHSPNH